From Vreelandella neptunia, the proteins below share one genomic window:
- the glcD gene encoding glycolate oxidase subunit GlcD, with product MNILFDERLDGELVRRDKSEVLTDLQQAVPDMTLLHREEDLRPFECDGLAAYRVLPMLVALPETFDQVKELLKRCHALSVPVVTRGAGTGLSGGALPLEQGVLLVMSRFNQILKVDPDARLARVQPGVRNLAISEAAAPYGLYYAPDPSSQIACSIGGNVAENAGGVHCLKYGLTVHNVMRVDVLTIEGEHMTLGAESFDAPGFDLLALMNGSEGMLGVVTEITVKLLPKPETAKVLMASFDDIEKAGRAVGDIIAAGIIPGGLEMMDKLAIKAAEDFIKAGYPVEAEAILLCELDGVEADVDDDCDTVRRVLEAAGATDIQQARDEAERAKFWAGRKNAFPAVGRMSPDYYCMDGTIPRRELPRVLKGIAALSEESGLAVANVFHAGDGNMHPLILFDANKEGQLALAEEVGGKILELCVAAGGSITGEHGVGREKINQMCSQFQADEISVFHALKAAFDPQRLLNPGKNIPTLARCAEFGAMHVHNNELPHPELPRF from the coding sequence ATGAATATCCTCTTTGATGAGCGCCTGGACGGCGAACTGGTTCGGCGCGATAAAAGCGAGGTTTTAACCGACCTGCAGCAAGCCGTCCCCGACATGACGCTGCTGCACCGTGAAGAAGACCTGCGCCCCTTTGAGTGCGATGGGCTGGCGGCCTACCGCGTGCTACCTATGCTGGTGGCGCTGCCTGAAACCTTTGACCAGGTGAAAGAGCTGCTCAAGCGCTGCCATGCGCTTAGCGTGCCCGTAGTCACCCGCGGCGCGGGTACCGGACTTTCCGGCGGCGCGCTGCCGCTGGAACAGGGCGTGCTACTAGTGATGTCGCGCTTTAACCAAATTCTTAAAGTCGATCCTGATGCCCGCCTGGCGCGGGTTCAACCCGGCGTGCGCAACCTGGCAATTTCCGAAGCCGCTGCGCCTTACGGCCTCTACTACGCGCCGGATCCCTCTTCGCAAATTGCCTGCTCCATTGGTGGCAATGTGGCGGAAAATGCCGGCGGCGTGCACTGCTTAAAATATGGCCTAACGGTGCATAACGTCATGCGCGTGGACGTGCTCACCATCGAGGGCGAGCACATGACCCTGGGCGCGGAGTCTTTTGATGCGCCGGGCTTTGACCTACTGGCATTGATGAACGGCTCAGAGGGCATGCTCGGCGTCGTCACGGAGATTACCGTCAAGCTGCTGCCCAAGCCGGAAACCGCCAAAGTGCTGATGGCGAGCTTCGATGACATTGAGAAAGCCGGACGCGCCGTCGGCGATATCATAGCGGCAGGCATTATTCCCGGCGGCTTAGAGATGATGGATAAACTGGCAATTAAAGCCGCCGAGGATTTCATCAAAGCAGGCTACCCAGTGGAAGCAGAAGCGATTCTGCTCTGCGAGCTGGATGGCGTTGAAGCTGACGTAGACGACGACTGCGATACCGTGCGCCGCGTACTGGAAGCCGCGGGTGCCACCGATATTCAGCAGGCTCGCGATGAAGCCGAGCGCGCCAAGTTCTGGGCTGGGCGTAAGAACGCCTTCCCTGCGGTGGGCCGCATGTCGCCGGATTACTACTGCATGGATGGCACTATTCCCCGCCGCGAGCTACCCCGAGTGCTGAAAGGCATTGCCGCACTTTCTGAAGAGAGCGGCCTGGCGGTGGCCAACGTGTTCCACGCCGGCGATGGCAATATGCACCCGCTGATTCTGTTTGATGCCAATAAAGAAGGCCAGCTGGCGCTTGCCGAAGAGGTGGGCGGTAAGATTCTGGAACTCTGCGTAGCCGCGGGCGGTTCGATCACCGGCGAGCATGGCGTAGGGCGCGAAAAGATCAATCAAATGTGCAGCCAATTCCAGGCGGATGAAATCAGCGTTTTTCATGCCTTGAAGGCTGCCTTTGATCCACAGCGACTGCTCAACCCCGGCAAAAACATTCCGACGCTGGCGCGCTGCGCTGAGTTTGGCGCTATGCATGTGCATAACAACGAACTACCGCACCCGGAGCTGCCGCGTTTCTAG
- the glcE gene encoding glycolate oxidase subunit GlcE yields the protein MTERAIADRDIAGALCEQVRSAYDARTPLRIVGGDTRAFYGRPVEGQALQMAEHSGIVSYDPVELVVTVRAGTRLSDLQEVLAEKHQMLGFEPPMFGEASTIGGAVATGLSGPRRPWAGAARDFVLGTRIITQEGKLLRFGGEVMKNVAGYDLSRLMAGAQGTLGVLTDISFKVLPIPTATHSLRLTVGLDEALKKLAEPGRKPLPITAAAWHHGELFLRLEGGKSSVSATQASLGGEPLDANFWQELRDHTHAFFACNNGQALWRLSLPPNTAPLALDIPEADIFYDWAGSQRWVKTTLDASTLRDACRAVGGHATCYTPKLQGGAAEPFTPLNAVVGKYHRNLKAELDAHGIFNPGRLYAAF from the coding sequence ATGACTGAACGAGCGATTGCCGACCGCGATATCGCTGGCGCCTTGTGTGAACAGGTTCGCAGTGCCTATGACGCACGCACACCGCTTCGCATTGTAGGCGGAGATACCCGCGCCTTCTATGGCCGACCGGTGGAAGGCCAAGCACTGCAGATGGCCGAACATAGTGGCATTGTGAGCTACGACCCGGTGGAACTGGTGGTGACCGTGCGCGCCGGCACGCGACTCAGCGACCTGCAGGAAGTGCTGGCCGAGAAGCACCAAATGCTGGGCTTTGAGCCCCCCATGTTTGGTGAGGCTTCCACCATTGGCGGCGCCGTGGCCACCGGCCTCTCCGGCCCACGCCGCCCCTGGGCAGGTGCTGCACGAGACTTTGTGCTGGGCACGCGAATCATCACCCAGGAGGGCAAGCTGCTCCGCTTTGGCGGCGAAGTAATGAAAAATGTCGCCGGTTACGACCTGTCGCGCCTGATGGCAGGCGCCCAGGGTACGCTCGGCGTATTGACCGATATCTCCTTTAAAGTGCTGCCTATTCCCACCGCGACTCACAGCCTGCGCTTAACCGTCGGGCTGGATGAGGCACTCAAAAAACTCGCCGAACCGGGTCGAAAGCCGCTGCCGATTACCGCCGCAGCTTGGCACCACGGCGAACTGTTTTTGCGTTTGGAAGGCGGCAAAAGCTCTGTTAGCGCGACTCAGGCAAGCCTAGGCGGCGAGCCGCTTGATGCTAACTTCTGGCAGGAGCTGCGCGACCATACTCACGCTTTCTTCGCCTGTAACAACGGCCAAGCGCTATGGCGCTTGTCACTACCGCCAAATACAGCACCGTTGGCGCTGGATATTCCCGAGGCCGATATTTTTTACGATTGGGCCGGTAGCCAGCGCTGGGTAAAAACCACCCTGGATGCCAGCACCCTACGCGATGCCTGTCGCGCAGTAGGCGGCCACGCCACTTGCTACACACCCAAGCTCCAGGGCGGCGCCGCAGAGCCGTTCACACCGCTCAATGCCGTGGTGGGGAAATATCATCGTAATCTAAAGGCGGAGCTGGATGCCCATGGCATTTTTAACCCCGGTCGTCTTTATGCGGCGTTTTAA
- the glcF gene encoding glycolate oxidase subunit GlcF: MQTHFTDADLQKPHIQEAERILRTCVHCGFCNATCPTYQLLGDERDGPRGRIYLMKELLESRDDDDQVTDETRLHLDRCLTCLNCETTCPSGVEYHKLLNIGRAEIERRVPRPTAERAQRYALRKMMVEPKRFQALLKLGQTFKPLVPSKLRNKMPAAPIDAGERPDANRHTRRVLILEGCVQPGLSPNTNAATSRILDRLGISVTPVAEAGCCGAVDFHLNAQDDGRARMRANIDAWWPYIEQGTEAIVQTASGCGAFVKEYGYMLKDDPDYAVKAQKVSALAKDIVEILRNEPLDALNVNASQRLAFHCPCTLQHAQKLNGAVEGVLSKLGFALTPVQDGHLCCGSAGTYSITQPELATQLRDNKLNALEAGEPEVIVTANIGCQTHLAGANRTPVRHWVEIVDAALS, encoded by the coding sequence ATGCAGACGCACTTTACCGATGCCGACCTTCAGAAACCGCATATTCAAGAAGCGGAGCGCATTCTGCGCACCTGCGTTCACTGCGGTTTTTGTAACGCCACCTGCCCGACGTACCAGCTGTTAGGGGATGAGCGCGATGGCCCCCGTGGGCGCATCTATTTGATGAAGGAGCTGCTGGAGAGCCGCGACGATGACGACCAGGTCACCGATGAGACGCGCCTGCACCTTGACCGCTGCCTTACCTGTCTTAACTGTGAAACCACCTGCCCTTCCGGCGTGGAGTACCACAAGCTGCTCAACATTGGCCGTGCCGAAATTGAGCGGCGCGTTCCTCGCCCGACAGCTGAGCGGGCCCAGCGCTATGCGCTGCGAAAAATGATGGTCGAGCCTAAACGTTTCCAAGCGCTGCTAAAACTGGGGCAAACCTTTAAACCACTGGTGCCTAGCAAGCTGCGCAATAAAATGCCCGCAGCGCCGATAGATGCAGGCGAACGCCCGGATGCCAACCGCCATACCCGGCGGGTATTAATACTGGAAGGCTGCGTTCAGCCGGGGCTGTCACCCAACACCAATGCTGCCACTTCGCGCATTCTTGATCGGCTGGGCATTAGCGTAACGCCGGTGGCTGAAGCGGGCTGCTGTGGCGCCGTTGATTTCCACCTTAATGCCCAGGACGATGGCCGTGCGCGCATGCGCGCCAACATTGATGCCTGGTGGCCGTACATTGAGCAAGGCACCGAAGCCATCGTTCAAACCGCCAGTGGCTGCGGCGCCTTTGTCAAAGAGTATGGTTACATGCTCAAGGATGACCCTGACTACGCCGTTAAAGCGCAAAAGGTGAGCGCTCTAGCCAAAGATATCGTCGAAATCCTGCGCAATGAGCCGCTGGACGCCTTGAACGTTAACGCGTCACAACGACTGGCGTTCCACTGCCCCTGCACGCTACAGCACGCCCAGAAGCTTAACGGTGCAGTCGAAGGCGTGCTGAGCAAGCTTGGCTTTGCGTTAACCCCGGTGCAGGATGGGCATCTTTGCTGCGGATCGGCGGGTACCTATTCGATCACTCAACCAGAGCTGGCCACCCAGCTGCGTGACAATAAGCTCAACGCCCTGGAGGCCGGTGAGCCGGAAGTGATCGTAACGGCCAATATCGGCTGCCAAACCCACTTGGCGGGCGCCAATCGCACTCCGGTACGCCACTGGGTTGAAATCGTCGATGCCGCGCTCAGCTAG